The [Actinobacillus] rossii genome contains a region encoding:
- the hgbA gene encoding hemoglobin and hemoglobin-haptoglobin-binding protein 4, producing the protein MNTKILPRSFAYSATALVLLSFSKLILAEETQEVSTALDTIVVQGAYSEDNIQEQKIAEIQKTAQMLAKQQVQDNRDLVRYETGITVVEAGRMGNSGYAIRGVDENRVAVVVDGLQQAETLSSQGFKELFEGYGNFNNTRNSVEMQTLKQATIVKGADSVKVGSGGLGGAVMFETKDARDFLTEKDYHVGYKTGYFTADNQHLQSLTLAGRYKWFDVLMVKTKRKGHELENYDYKYAAEIIGKLREKTDPYTIKKDSTLFKLAFNPNENHRFTVMADLYENRSLGSDLSYSLNVTKTQPDKPNTSTRHTNDSSKRKNYAFTYENYQSNFLWDTLKITYSQQKIRNRARTDDYCDEKTCEGNLYPYSNPLGLNYSEGKLVDKNGNPVNLARDSNNNLIIIDKNNNPLSFPKILPTDTQGSYFKNTRFREYWLDCGIFNCDKEIEYFTVPASWTGEPIIKKSAPLNRKVEYKGKVYAQPENLEYNDSIILPNSKGYFERDYKERDLNTNTKQLNIDLTKTVSLFNIENQLKYGVSYSKSHKEMVNKGGFNGVNPEWWAKRFLGMTSWTNKIITCETVRGENQWNGLLCPRNSVSSFLIPVINKNKSIYFSDNIKVNNYLSFDAGYRYDRVKYQPDYNASSPRIPDDMIKGLFVPISAPHPGAYPSYSDYDYNWDKYSVALAEYNRKKAEYDKAAKNNPQENIDYFSRPKKYRANSYSFATTIDPTEYLRLQVKYAKGFRVPTTDELYFTFKHPDFSILPNVNLKPEIAKTQEIALTLYGKYGFITTGIFKTKYKNFIDLKYLGIRNETNSVGGQSRAQDFIFYQNVNRDNAKVTGFEINSKIYLSELFKALDGFSLSYKYTYQKGRIDNDIPMNAIQPKTSIYGLSYVHKDDKFGMDLYVTHAGKKKAKDTYDMYAKDDLSRPSNDTTIKWRSGSYTLVDLIGYIKPIKNLTLQFGVYNLTDRKYITWESARSIRPFGTSNLIDQQTGRGINRFYSPGRNFRFNAELIF; encoded by the coding sequence ATGAATACAAAAATTTTGCCACGATCTTTTGCTTATTCTGCAACAGCATTGGTCTTGCTGAGCTTTTCTAAACTCATTTTGGCTGAAGAAACACAGGAAGTATCGACCGCACTTGATACTATCGTTGTTCAAGGCGCATACAGCGAAGATAATATTCAAGAACAGAAAATTGCAGAAATACAGAAAACAGCTCAAATGTTGGCAAAGCAACAAGTACAGGATAACCGTGACTTAGTACGCTATGAAACAGGAATAACAGTTGTTGAAGCTGGTCGCATGGGAAATAGTGGCTACGCAATTCGTGGAGTGGATGAAAATAGAGTAGCGGTTGTCGTTGATGGATTACAGCAAGCAGAAACTCTTTCTTCCCAAGGTTTTAAGGAACTTTTTGAAGGGTATGGTAATTTTAATAACACGAGAAACTCTGTAGAAATGCAAACTCTTAAGCAAGCTACCATAGTTAAAGGAGCTGATTCAGTAAAAGTTGGCTCTGGTGGTTTAGGTGGGGCTGTAATGTTTGAGACTAAAGATGCCCGAGATTTTTTAACTGAAAAAGACTATCACGTCGGTTATAAAACAGGTTATTTTACCGCTGATAATCAACATCTACAGTCTTTAACTCTTGCCGGGCGTTATAAATGGTTCGATGTATTAATGGTTAAAACCAAACGTAAAGGGCATGAATTAGAAAATTATGATTATAAATATGCCGCTGAAATTATTGGAAAATTAAGAGAAAAAACCGACCCTTATACGATAAAAAAAGACAGTACATTATTTAAACTTGCTTTCAACCCGAATGAAAACCATCGTTTTACTGTTATGGCTGATTTATATGAAAACCGCTCACTAGGTTCTGATTTGTCTTATAGTTTAAACGTAACAAAAACACAACCAGATAAACCGAATACATCAACACGCCATACAAATGATTCCAGTAAACGCAAAAACTACGCCTTTACTTATGAAAATTATCAAAGTAATTTTTTATGGGATACCTTAAAAATTACTTATTCACAACAAAAAATTAGAAATAGAGCTCGAACAGATGACTATTGTGATGAAAAAACTTGTGAAGGTAATCTATATCCTTATTCCAATCCATTAGGTTTAAATTATAGCGAAGGAAAATTGGTAGATAAAAATGGCAATCCGGTTAATTTAGCTAGAGATTCAAATAATAACCTTATTATTATTGATAAAAATAATAATCCTCTTTCTTTCCCTAAAATTTTACCAACAGATACACAGGGATCTTATTTTAAAAATACTAGATTTAGAGAATATTGGTTAGATTGCGGAATATTTAATTGTGACAAAGAAATTGAATATTTTACTGTACCCGCTTCTTGGACAGGTGAACCCATTATTAAAAAAAGCGCTCCTTTAAACCGTAAAGTTGAATATAAAGGAAAAGTATATGCTCAACCTGAAAATCTAGAATATAACGATAGTATTATCCTACCTAACTCAAAAGGTTATTTTGAGCGAGATTATAAAGAACGTGATTTGAATACTAATACTAAACAACTGAATATCGATCTGACAAAAACAGTTTCCTTATTTAATATTGAAAACCAACTTAAATATGGAGTTTCTTATAGTAAGAGCCATAAAGAGATGGTTAATAAAGGCGGTTTTAATGGTGTTAATCCTGAATGGTGGGCAAAACGGTTTTTAGGAATGACAAGTTGGACAAATAAGATTATCACTTGCGAAACAGTAAGAGGTGAGAATCAATGGAATGGTCTTTTATGTCCAAGAAATAGTGTTTCTTCTTTCTTAATTCCAGTTATTAATAAAAACAAATCAATTTATTTTAGTGATAATATCAAGGTGAATAATTATTTGAGTTTTGATGCAGGTTATCGTTATGATCGCGTGAAATATCAACCTGATTATAATGCGTCATCTCCCCGTATTCCTGATGATATGATAAAAGGTTTATTTGTGCCTATTTCAGCACCACATCCAGGAGCATACCCAAGTTATTCAGATTATGATTATAATTGGGATAAATATAGTGTTGCCCTTGCAGAATATAATAGAAAAAAAGCAGAATATGATAAAGCTGCTAAAAATAACCCACAGGAAAATATAGATTATTTCTCTAGACCTAAAAAATATCGAGCAAATTCTTATTCGTTCGCAACAACAATCGATCCGACAGAATATTTAAGATTACAAGTGAAATATGCAAAAGGATTTAGAGTTCCGACAACGGATGAATTATATTTTACGTTTAAGCACCCTGATTTTAGTATTTTACCTAATGTAAATTTAAAACCAGAAATAGCAAAAACACAAGAAATCGCATTAACGCTTTATGGCAAATATGGTTTTATTACTACTGGTATATTTAAAACAAAATACAAAAATTTTATTGATTTAAAATATTTAGGAATCAGAAATGAAACTAATTCTGTTGGTGGACAATCAAGAGCTCAAGATTTTATTTTCTATCAAAATGTAAATCGTGATAATGCTAAAGTAACAGGTTTTGAAATTAATTCAAAAATTTATCTAAGTGAACTATTTAAAGCATTAGATGGATTTAGCTTAAGTTATAAATATACTTATCAGAAAGGCAGAATAGATAATGATATTCCAATGAATGCTATTCAACCGAAGACATCTATTTATGGTTTAAGTTATGTTCATAAAGATGATAAATTCGGCATGGATTTATATGTTACTCATGCTGGCAAGAAAAAAGCAAAAGACACCTACGATATGTATGCCAAAGATGACTTATCTCGCCCTAGTAATGACACAACAATAAAATGGCGTAGCGGTTCTTATACATTGGTAGATTTGATCGGTTATATAAAACCGATTAAAAATCTTACATTGCAATTTGGTGTATATAACTTAACAGATCGTAAATATATTACTTGGGAATCCGCGCGTTCTATTCGTCCATTCGGAACAAGTAATTTAATCGATCAACAGACTGGAAGAGGAATAAATCGTTTTTATTCCCCAGGACGTAATTTCAGATTTAATGCTGAACTCATATTTTAA
- a CDS encoding NUDIX hydrolase, translating to MKENLLTEPWLSWAIELQSIAQNGLAYCQNIYDIERYDRLRDLSAEMLSYKTALPIETVKSLFCNEQGYQTPKIDSRAAIFKDDKILLVQENDGQWSLPGGWVDVLETLYSNTIKEVKEEAGLDVKPQFLIAIHEQHKRNYPAFAHRVLKTFVMCELLGGEFQPNSETLQSAYFDIDEIPNMHNEKNTKEQVLLCFQAHRATHWVTEFD from the coding sequence ATGAAAGAAAATTTGCTCACTGAACCTTGGCTAAGTTGGGCGATTGAATTACAAAGTATTGCACAAAATGGTTTAGCATATTGTCAGAATATCTATGATATTGAGCGTTATGATCGCTTGCGCGATCTTTCCGCAGAAATGTTAAGCTACAAAACAGCACTTCCAATAGAAACAGTAAAATCACTATTTTGTAATGAGCAAGGTTACCAAACCCCTAAAATTGACAGTCGAGCCGCTATATTTAAAGATGATAAGATTTTGCTTGTACAAGAAAATGATGGACAATGGAGCTTACCGGGTGGCTGGGTTGATGTGCTCGAGACACTCTATAGCAACACGATAAAAGAAGTAAAAGAAGAGGCGGGTTTAGATGTTAAACCACAATTTCTTATTGCCATTCACGAACAACATAAACGAAACTATCCTGCCTTTGCACACCGCGTATTAAAGACATTCGTGATGTGTGAATTATTGGGCGGTGAATTTCAGCCAAATAGTGAAACGTTACAATCTGCGTATTTTGATATTGATGAAATCCCTAATATGCATAATGAAAAAAATACGAAAGAACAAGTTTTGCTCTGTTTCCAAGCGCATAGAGCCACCCATTGGGTAACAGAGTTTGATTAA
- the ybaN gene encoding Inner membrane protein ybaN, with translation MKILYVSFGFLFLGIGILGIILPMMPGTPFLFVSLFFFTKGSERIHNWFVNSKIYHQHLKPIKEKRSLPMKTKRNILLLVTIMLGIACYYTTNYHAKIAILVVLAVKYWVFLFYLKTEKVEMK, from the coding sequence ATGAAAATTCTCTATGTTTCTTTCGGTTTTTTGTTTTTAGGCATTGGGATCTTGGGCATTATTTTGCCCATGATGCCAGGTACTCCATTTTTATTTGTTTCGTTATTCTTTTTTACTAAAGGTTCAGAGCGGATACATAATTGGTTTGTTAATAGCAAAATCTACCACCAACATCTGAAACCGATTAAAGAAAAACGAAGTCTCCCTATGAAAACTAAACGAAATATTTTGTTATTAGTTACGATCATGCTGGGAATTGCTTGTTATTACACCACTAATTATCATGCTAAAATTGCTATTTTAGTCGTGCTTGCAGTGAAATATTGGGTATTCTTATTTTATTTGAAAACAGAAAAGGTCGAGATGAAATAG
- the eno gene encoding phosphopyruvate hydratase yields the protein MAKIVKVIGREIIDSRGNPTVEAEVHLEGGFVGLAAAPSGASTGSREALELRDGDKSRFLGKGVLKAVSAVNNEIAQAVVGKDASNQAEIDQIMIDLDGTDNKSKFGANAILAVSLANAKAAAASKGLPLYAHIAELNGTPGQYSMPLPMMNIINGGEHADNNVDIQEFMIQPVGAKTLKEALRIGAEVFHNLAKVLKSKGLSTAVGDEGGFAPNLESNAAALACIKEAVEKAGYVLGKDVTLAMDCASSEFYNKENGLYEMKGEGKSFTSQEFTHYLEGLTKEYPIVSIEDGQDESDWEGFAYQTKVLGDKIQLVGDDLFVTNTKILKEGIEKGIANSILIKFNQIGSLTETLAAIKMAKDAGYTAVISHRSGETEDATIADLAVGTAAGQIKTGSMSRSDRIAKYNQLIRIEEALGDKAPFLGLKAVKGQA from the coding sequence ATGGCAAAAATCGTTAAAGTAATTGGTCGTGAAATCATCGACTCTCGTGGTAACCCAACTGTTGAAGCTGAAGTTCATTTAGAAGGTGGTTTCGTCGGTTTAGCGGCTGCGCCATCTGGTGCATCAACTGGTTCACGCGAAGCGTTAGAATTACGTGACGGTGATAAATCACGTTTCTTAGGTAAAGGTGTGTTAAAAGCAGTTTCTGCAGTAAACAACGAAATCGCTCAAGCAGTAGTTGGCAAAGATGCATCTAACCAAGCTGAAATCGACCAAATTATGATTGATTTAGATGGTACAGACAACAAATCTAAATTTGGTGCAAACGCAATTTTAGCGGTTTCTTTAGCAAATGCTAAAGCAGCAGCTGCATCAAAAGGTTTACCACTTTACGCACATATTGCGGAATTAAACGGTACTCCAGGTCAATACTCTATGCCATTACCAATGATGAACATCATCAATGGTGGTGAGCACGCGGACAACAACGTTGATATTCAAGAATTTATGATTCAACCTGTTGGTGCTAAAACTTTAAAAGAAGCATTACGTATTGGTGCTGAAGTATTCCATAATCTTGCTAAAGTATTAAAATCTAAAGGTTTAAGTACAGCCGTTGGTGACGAAGGTGGTTTCGCACCTAACTTAGAATCTAATGCTGCAGCATTAGCTTGTATCAAAGAAGCTGTTGAAAAAGCAGGTTATGTTTTAGGTAAAGACGTTACTTTGGCAATGGACTGCGCATCATCTGAGTTCTACAACAAAGAAAACGGTTTATACGAAATGAAAGGTGAAGGTAAATCATTCACTTCTCAAGAGTTTACACACTACCTTGAAGGTTTAACTAAAGAGTACCCAATCGTTTCTATCGAAGACGGTCAAGATGAATCAGACTGGGAAGGTTTCGCATACCAAACTAAAGTATTAGGTGATAAAATTCAATTAGTTGGTGACGACTTATTTGTAACTAATACGAAAATCTTAAAAGAAGGTATCGAAAAAGGTATCGCAAACTCAATCTTAATCAAATTCAACCAAATCGGTTCATTAACTGAAACTTTGGCTGCAATCAAAATGGCTAAAGATGCAGGTTACACAGCGGTTATTTCACACCGCAGTGGCGAAACTGAAGATGCAACTATCGCTGATTTAGCAGTTGGTACAGCAGCAGGTCAAATCAAAACCGGTTCAATGAGCCGTTCAGACCGTATTGCTAAATACAACCAATTAATCCGTATCGAAGAAGCATTAGGTGATAAAGCACCATTCTTAGGTTTAAAAGCGGTTAAAGGTCAAGCATAA
- the cydD_1 gene encoding cysteine/glutathione ABC transporter membrane /ATP-binding protein yields the protein MMIDKRLINTVQDSKKWIAINVLWNWVALFAGIISAVVFAWVLQLAFEQELTLISAVIFLLILLTALVLRAWAGKMAVNASYRASTKVKHQLRTLIYQKLSAMPLNQIQQQSTSSIIQVASEGVEQLEIYFGRYLPQLFYSLLAPLTLFAFLVFFNAPTALILLVCVPLIPLSIIAVNKIAKKLLHKYWSIYVGLGSSFLDNLQGLMTLKIYQDDAYKAKQMDIEAENFRSITMKVLTMQLNSVSIMDLLAYGGAAVGILTALLQYQAGHLSIFAVILFILLSSEFFIPLRLLGSFFHVAMNGKAASDKIFTLLDTPIEQPQSAVDFVAENPIQVDIQNLHFTYSSEKVAIKGLNLKIKPRQLTVFMGKSGCGKSTLVSLLMGFYSPQQGNILFNQQNQREIDRTSFYRHVSLVSHSSYIFKGTLRENMQMANPNATDEQIYTCLEQVNLAQFVRENGGLTMNLLSRGSNLSGGQIQRLALARALLHNAALYIFDEATSNIDVESEEIILQLIQRLKQEKTIVMISHRLANAVQADCIYVLQQGQLAEQGTHAELMAKQGIYCDMFNQQKQLENIRNHNETAAIGGENA from the coding sequence ATGATGATCGACAAACGACTAATCAACACCGTGCAAGACAGCAAAAAATGGATTGCAATCAATGTGTTATGGAATTGGGTGGCGTTATTTGCCGGCATAATCAGTGCAGTGGTGTTTGCTTGGGTTTTACAGCTTGCCTTTGAGCAAGAACTCACCTTGATAAGTGCGGTGATTTTTTTATTGATTTTATTGACCGCACTTGTCTTGCGTGCTTGGGCAGGGAAAATGGCAGTAAATGCTTCTTACAGAGCCAGCACAAAAGTGAAGCATCAATTGCGTACATTGATTTACCAAAAATTATCAGCCATGCCGTTAAATCAAATTCAACAGCAATCCACTTCATCTATTATTCAGGTGGCATCAGAAGGTGTGGAACAATTGGAAATTTATTTCGGTCGCTATTTGCCACAACTTTTTTACAGCTTGCTCGCGCCGCTGACCTTGTTTGCTTTTTTGGTGTTTTTCAACGCCCCAACAGCGTTAATTTTATTGGTGTGCGTGCCGTTAATTCCGCTTTCTATTATTGCCGTCAACAAAATTGCGAAAAAATTATTGCATAAATATTGGTCGATTTATGTGGGGTTAGGGAGCAGTTTCTTAGATAATTTACAAGGGTTGATGACATTAAAAATCTATCAAGATGATGCTTACAAAGCCAAACAAATGGATATTGAGGCTGAAAATTTCCGTTCCATTACGATGAAAGTGCTGACGATGCAGCTTAATTCTGTGTCTATTATGGATTTGTTAGCTTATGGCGGTGCGGCAGTCGGTATTTTGACCGCACTTTTACAATATCAAGCCGGTCATCTAAGTATTTTTGCTGTGATTTTATTTATTTTGTTGTCCTCTGAATTCTTTATTCCTTTACGATTATTGGGATCTTTCTTTCATGTGGCGATGAATGGAAAAGCTGCCTCCGATAAGATCTTTACCCTATTGGATACGCCGATTGAACAGCCCCAAAGTGCGGTGGATTTTGTCGCAGAAAATCCCATTCAAGTGGATATTCAGAACCTACATTTTACTTATAGCTCAGAAAAAGTGGCGATCAAGGGACTAAATTTGAAAATTAAACCTCGCCAGCTTACGGTGTTTATGGGGAAAAGTGGCTGTGGAAAATCTACCTTAGTTTCTTTGCTTATGGGCTTTTATTCACCGCAACAAGGAAACATTCTATTTAATCAACAAAATCAAAGAGAAATTGACCGCACTTCCTTTTATCGCCATGTGTCATTGGTAAGTCATAGTAGTTATATTTTCAAAGGCACCTTGCGAGAAAATATGCAAATGGCCAATCCCAATGCGACTGATGAGCAAATTTACACCTGTTTAGAACAGGTAAACTTGGCACAGTTTGTGCGTGAAAACGGCGGTTTGACAATGAACTTATTAAGCAGAGGTAGTAATTTATCCGGTGGGCAAATTCAACGTTTAGCCTTAGCACGAGCCTTATTGCATAATGCGGCGTTATACATTTTTGATGAGGCGACCAGTAATATTGATGTGGAAAGTGAAGAAATTATTTTGCAACTGATTCAACGCTTAAAACAGGAAAAAACCATCGTGATGATCTCTCATCGTCTTGCCAATGCAGTACAGGCTGATTGTATTTATGTGTTGCAACAAGGGCAATTGGCAGAACAAGGCACCCATGCCGAACTGATGGCAAAACAGGGCATTTATTGCGACATGTTTAATCAGCAAAAACAGTTGGAAAATATTAGAAATCACAATGAAACTGCAGCGATTGGAGGGGAAAATGCGTAA
- the fucO_2 gene encoding L-1,2-propanediol oxidoreductase yields the protein MANRMILNETSYHGSGAVQNVVVEAQRRGFKKALVVTDKDLVKFKVAEKVTALLEQANLDYVLFDEVKANPSVDIIKNGVETFKQIGADYLIAIGGGSPIDSAKAIGIIINNPEFSDVLSLEGVAPTKNKCVPIIAVTTTAGTAAEVTINYVITDEAKKRKFVCVDVNDIPVVAIVDPDMMSSMPKGLTAATGMDALTHAIEGYITKGAWELTDALHLKAIEIISRSLRGAVENTPEGRAGMALGQYVAGMGFSNVGLGVVHSMAHPLSAYYDTPHGIANAVLLPYVMDFNKDFTGEKYREIARAMGVSGVDQMSPEEYRNAAVNAVKQLAKDVGIPEKLSAIGVQEADLPALSVDAFNDVCTGGNPRDCTAEEILDVYKIAF from the coding sequence ATGGCAAATCGAATGATCCTTAATGAAACCAGTTATCACGGTTCAGGAGCCGTGCAGAATGTGGTGGTTGAAGCACAACGTCGTGGTTTTAAAAAAGCACTTGTTGTCACAGATAAAGACTTAGTGAAGTTTAAAGTTGCAGAGAAAGTCACCGCACTTTTAGAACAAGCTAATTTGGATTATGTGCTTTTTGATGAAGTTAAAGCAAATCCAAGTGTGGATATTATTAAAAACGGTGTGGAAACCTTTAAACAAATTGGTGCAGATTATTTAATCGCTATTGGTGGTGGTTCACCGATTGATAGTGCAAAAGCCATTGGGATTATTATTAATAACCCTGAATTTTCTGATGTGCTTTCTCTTGAAGGTGTGGCGCCGACTAAAAATAAATGTGTGCCTATTATTGCGGTGACGACAACGGCAGGTACTGCAGCAGAAGTGACCATTAATTATGTAATTACCGATGAAGCGAAAAAACGTAAATTTGTTTGTGTGGATGTGAATGACATTCCTGTTGTCGCTATTGTTGATCCTGATATGATGTCATCGATGCCAAAAGGATTAACGGCAGCAACGGGAATGGATGCTTTAACCCATGCTATCGAAGGCTATATCACAAAAGGTGCTTGGGAGTTAACGGATGCGTTACATTTGAAAGCGATTGAGATTATTTCTCGTAGCTTGCGTGGGGCAGTAGAAAATACGCCGGAAGGACGTGCAGGTATGGCATTGGGGCAATATGTTGCAGGCATGGGCTTTTCTAATGTTGGGCTCGGTGTTGTGCATAGTATGGCACATCCACTTTCAGCCTATTACGATACGCCACATGGTATTGCGAATGCGGTATTATTACCTTATGTGATGGATTTTAATAAAGATTTTACCGGTGAAAAATATCGTGAAATCGCACGAGCTATGGGCGTTTCCGGCGTTGATCAAATGTCGCCTGAAGAATATCGTAATGCCGCAGTCAATGCCGTTAAACAGCTTGCTAAAGATGTCGGCATTCCAGAAAAATTGTCTGCGATTGGTGTCCAAGAAGCGGATCTTCCAGCGTTATCTGTGGATGCTTTTAATGATGTGTGCACTGGTGGAAACCCTAGAGATTGTACTGCTGAAGAAATTCTGGATGTATATAAAATCGCATTTTAA
- the msbA_1 gene encoding lipid transporter ATP-binding/permease, which produces MRKNGFVVMWQLFKLITPLAHIMSFTIIMGVLGFLAAIFIMVLGAMGLMTLLDFPIHLTLPQILTALIVLAVARGILRYLEQMSGHYIAFKLLALLRDKVFTSLRKLAFVKLQDKQAGQLLSLVTNDIELLEVFYAHTIAPIVIAFLTSGILLIVFGHISLWLMLIAFFAYLTIGVALPIFTTKLAREEGRKYRELVGEMNDYFLDSVRGMKEIQLFNHEKIRLEHIHLRSQAIDQAFLRIKEQEGQIRVYTEWAVSIFNILILFTGLVLYSYQKINFAGLVIAIILLMSSYGPVIALSNLSNNLLQTLASGERVLGLLAEEPELKDVENDENLTDIEQIEVKNVSFAYDEKQILSHVNLCLKKGQILGIHGRSGSGKSTLLKLLMRFYDPQAGHIEINGKNLQQINTQSLRDNVAYITQQTYIFSESIYENIRMARRHASDEEVIEASKKAAIHDFIMSLPQGYDTKVAELGSSLSDGEKQRIGIARAFLHNAPIILLDEPTSNLDSLNEAIVLQSLLNAKTDKLIILVSHRASTMAICDEVIEIENGRMS; this is translated from the coding sequence ATGCGTAAAAATGGTTTTGTTGTCATGTGGCAGTTATTTAAGTTAATCACCCCATTGGCACATATAATGAGTTTTACCATCATCATGGGCGTACTCGGTTTTCTTGCGGCAATTTTCATTATGGTGTTAGGGGCAATGGGATTAATGACCCTCTTGGACTTCCCGATTCATCTCACTTTGCCACAAATTTTGACCGCACTTATTGTGCTAGCAGTCGCACGCGGCATATTGCGTTATTTAGAACAAATGTCGGGGCATTATATCGCCTTCAAACTATTGGCATTGTTACGAGATAAAGTTTTTACCTCCTTAAGAAAATTGGCATTTGTGAAATTACAGGATAAACAAGCCGGGCAATTATTATCTTTAGTCACCAATGACATTGAATTATTAGAAGTATTTTATGCGCATACCATTGCCCCTATTGTCATCGCTTTTCTTACATCGGGGATTTTGTTGATTGTATTCGGACATATTTCCCTTTGGTTAATGTTAATCGCATTTTTTGCCTATTTGACTATCGGCGTTGCATTACCGATTTTCACCACCAAACTGGCACGAGAAGAAGGCAGAAAATATCGTGAATTAGTCGGCGAAATGAATGATTATTTCTTAGATAGCGTTCGTGGCATGAAAGAAATTCAATTGTTCAATCATGAAAAAATCCGTTTAGAACATATTCATTTACGCAGCCAAGCTATCGATCAGGCATTTTTACGTATAAAAGAACAAGAAGGCCAAATTCGTGTTTATACCGAATGGGCGGTTTCAATCTTTAACATATTGATTTTATTCACAGGATTAGTGCTTTATAGCTATCAAAAAATCAACTTTGCAGGATTAGTGATCGCTATTATCTTACTGATGTCCAGTTATGGACCTGTCATTGCGTTGAGCAATTTATCCAATAATTTATTGCAAACTCTCGCCAGTGGTGAACGTGTATTGGGATTATTGGCAGAAGAGCCTGAATTAAAAGACGTAGAAAATGACGAAAATTTGACAGATATTGAACAAATTGAAGTCAAAAATGTTAGCTTCGCTTATGATGAGAAACAGATTTTATCTCATGTCAATCTTTGTCTGAAAAAAGGGCAAATATTAGGGATTCATGGACGGAGCGGTAGCGGGAAAAGTACATTATTAAAATTACTTATGCGTTTTTATGATCCGCAAGCGGGCCATATTGAAATAAACGGAAAGAATTTACAGCAAATTAATACGCAAAGTTTGCGCGACAATGTAGCTTATATTACGCAACAAACCTATATTTTTAGCGAAAGTATTTACGAAAATATACGAATGGCAAGACGTCATGCGAGTGATGAAGAAGTCATTGAAGCAAGTAAAAAAGCGGCTATTCATGATTTTATTATGAGTTTACCACAAGGCTACGACACCAAGGTTGCTGAATTAGGGAGCAGTTTATCGGATGGAGAAAAACAGCGCATTGGTATTGCACGTGCGTTTTTACATAACGCCCCTATTATTTTATTAGATGAACCAACGAGCAATTTGGACAGTTTGAATGAAGCTATTGTGTTGCAATCTTTATTAAATGCCAAAACTGACAAATTAATCATTCTCGTTAGCCACCGAGCATCCACCATGGCAATTTGTGATGAAGTCATTGAAATTGAGAATGGAAGAATGTCGTAG